GGCGCCGCGCCGCAGCCAGGCCAGCTCCTTGCGCATCAGGTTCTGCCGCTTGGCCTCTTCGGTGGCGGCGATCCGCTCGCGCTCGGCGCGGGCGAAGACGTAGTCGCTGTAGCCGCCCTCGTACTCGTGGACCTCGCCGCGCTGGACGTCCCACATCCGCGTGCAGACCTGGTCGAGGAACCAGCGGTCGTGGGTGACCACGACGAGGGCTGAGCGGCGGGCGCGCAGGTGGCGGGCGAGCCAGGAGATGCCCTCGACGTCGAGGTGGTTGGTGGGCTCGTCGAGGACGATCAGGTCCTGCTCGGCGATCAGCAGCTTGGCGAGCGCGATACGGCGGCGCTCACCGCCGGAGAGCGGGCCGATGACGGTGTCCAGGCCCTGGGTGAAGCCCGGCAGGTGCAGATCGCCGAAGAGGCCGGTCAGCACGTCGCGGATCTTGGCGTTGCCGGCCCACTCGTGGTCGGCGAGGTCGCCGATGACCTCGTGCCGGATGGTGGCGGCCGGGTCGAGGGAGTCGTGCTGGGTGAGGACGCCGAGGCGCAGCCCGCCGTTGTGGGTGACCCGGCCGTCGTCCGCGCTCTCCAGCTTGGCGAGGATCCGGATCAGGGTGGTCTTGCCGTCACCGTTGCGCCCGACGACGCCGATCCGGTCCCCCTCGTTGACGCCGAGCGAGACACCGTCGAGCAGGGCACGGGTCCCGTACACCTTGCCGACAGCTTCCAGATTGACGAGGTTCGTGGCCATTCCGCTCCTGCACTTCAGATCGATCGACCTACCCAGCCTAGTCGGCGTGAGGAGGAGGACCGCCGGGAGATGAGTATCCGTACCGATGGCGGGGGCTAACGGCGGCCCTAGCGTCGGCGGCATGATCAACGACCAGGCTGCGGCCGCCCCTTCCGTGTCCGACACCGCACCGTCGGTGACCGGCTCCGCCGCGGGCCGCATCGTCGCCGGCCTGCTGGTGCTGGCGTTCGCCGGGGTGACCGGGCTGTTCGCGCCGTTTCTGGTGATGGCGAGCGACGGCTGCTCCGAGGAGGACGCCCGCACGATCTGTTCCGTGGGTGCCCAGCAGGTCGTCGGCAACCTGCCGGTCATCGCCGCCTTCGTGGCCGCCCTGCTGGCCGTGGTGGGTATGAGCAGCCGTGGTGGCGCCGGCCGGGGCTGCCTTCTGGCGGCTCCGTGTCTGCTGGTCGTGGCTTGGGTGGTGTCGATGGCTCTCGCGGGCTCCTGAGGTGCCGGGGCCCCCGTTGTAACGTGCCGTCATGGCACCGGACATGGGCATGGCGGGTACGGAGGGGATGGCGGCGATGGCTGGCGCGGCTAATACGGCGGGCTCGGCCAGGACGACGGGCTCGGCAGGCGCCGTGGGCATGACGGGTACGGCGGGTACGGCGGTGGAGACGGTGCGTGGGCTGATTTACGGCCCGAGCGGGAAGCGGCTGGATGCCTACCGTCCCGCTGGGGCGGCTGAGGCGACCGGGGTGTCCGGGCCGGCCGGGGGCGCCGCGACCTCCACGGAGGCCGGGCCGGCCGCCCCCGCGCCCACCGTGCTGCTCTGGCACGGCATCGGCCCCGACGAGCGGGATGTGCTCGAACCACTGGCGCGTACCGCGGCGGCGCTCGGGCTGCTGGTGCTCGTACCGGACTGGCGCTCGGACGCGGCGGACGGGGGCCGGGCGCACCTGCTGGAGTCACTGGCCTTCGTGCGCAGAGAAGCGGGCGGGCTGGGCGGCGACGGAGAGTCGTTCGTGCTGGCCGGGTGGTCGGCGGGGGCCGGGGCCGCGCTGGGGGTCGCACTGCGGCCCGAGATCGTGGAGGGGTGGCGGCCGAGGGCGGTGGTGGGTTTGGCGGGCCGTTACGACCTGCCGGCGCGGACCACCGGGGCCGCGCCGCTGGACGATCTTGCCGAGGGCCGGGTCCCGGGCGTCCCGGTCCACCTCATCCACGGCAGCCGCGACGCCGTCTTGGACGCCCACTGCTCCCGCGACCTCGCCGAGGCACTGCGAGCAGCGGGTCGGACGGCCCACGAGGACCCGACGGGCCGAGCGGACCAGGCGGACCAGGCGGACCAGGCGGACCAGGCGGACCGGATGGTGACGCTGCAGGAGCCGGAGACCGACCACGCGGGCGTGATCATGACCGCGTACGACCCGGCGGCGGACCGCTGCGTCCCGACGGCCGCGGAACACGCCGTATGTGCGGGCCAGTTGGTGGCCGGGGTGCTGGCCGAGGCGGCCGAGAGCGCGGCGTAGCCCTCCGCCCCCGCGCTCCCATGGCGCCTCAGCGGCGCCCGCCCCCACCGGACGACCAGGTGTTGAGCCTGCGCACGGACTCCTCCAGCTCCCGGCGCCGGGCGGCCTGAGCCGCACGCTGGCGCGCCTCCGCGGTGGTGACGTACGGCCGGACGTCGACGTACGGACGGACGAGGCCACTGCCCTCACCGCACAACGGCAGCAGACCGGGCGGCACGCCGCGGACCCGTACGAGGCGTCGCCGAGCTGGAGTCGACGGCGACCCTGCCGAGGCGGCGAGCGTGCCGGAAGTAGTGGTCGCCCGACGGCTTCCCCGCCCCGGAAGTAACCAGCCCAGCAGCGCTCCGAAGGTTGTCCGGACGAGACCCGGCCCACCGCTCAACGGGTCGCCGCCTTACGGAGAACTTCGGCGAGCCGGCGGGCGGTGGACGTGTTGCAGTTACCGAGGGCGACGAGCGAGACGCCGTAGGCGCTTGCGAAGCCGGGCAGATCGACGCCGAGCGACGGCAGGGTGATGCCGTGGTCCTTCAGCGCGGTACGCAGCTCTTCGGCGCTTTCGTGTACGTCGTCGGGGTGGTCGGGGAGGGAGTAACCGAGGGGCATGGAGCCCGCCTTTCTGTACGCATAGCAACGAACCGCTTACAGAGTGATGCGGCGCGGCGTAGCGTGAAAGGGGTTTGGGCTCCCGGTCGCGGTCCGGGGAATACGCGGTGTGACGTGGTGGAAATGTGGGAACCGCCGGGGCCCGTCCGCAACGACTGGGAATCAGCTACACGTACGGCGGTGAACCGTGGCACGACGCAAGGACATTGACGGCTCGGCGGGAGTCCCCACCTTTTACGGCGCGGAGCTGCGCTACCAGAGGGAATTGGCCGGGCTCACGCTCACGCAACTGGTCGAGGGCAGCTTCTACGGCCCGAGCCACCTCAGCGAGATCGAGCGCGGCGAACGGCGGATGCCGATGGAGTTGGCAGAGCACGTGGACAAGGTGCTGAAGACGGACGGCTTCTTCACGCGGCGCTGCGAGGACGTGCGGAAGGCACGGCGGACGGGCCATGCCGAGTACTTCGAGAGCGTCCTGGAGGCAGAGAAGTACGCGGAGACCGTCGAGGAGTGGTGTCCCACCCTCATCCCTGGGTTGTTGCAGACCGAGCCGTACACGCGGGCGGTGGTGCGGGCGACTCATCCGCTGGCACTCGACGAAGAGGTCGAGGAAAAGGTCAGCGCCCGCACGGGGAGGGCCCACCTCTTCGAGAGTGACCGCAAGACCCCGGAGTACTGGGTGATTCTGCCCGAGTACGTGTGGCGCTGCCCGGTCATTCCTGCGGCCGAGATGGCTGATCAGCTCGACCGCATCGCGGAGCTGGCACGGCGGCGCCGGGTCGTTCCACAGGTCCTTCCGTGGAACTGCGGACCGCATCCCCTCATGACGGTGGGGTTGTTGCAGCTCATGACCTTCCCTGACGCTCCGCCGCTGGCCTACCTGGAATCGCAGTACAGCGGCGACACGATCGACGATCCGGCCCTCGTGAAGAAATACCGCAAGGCATACGATCGGCTCAGGGCCGCCGCACTCGCTCCTGAGGCGTCCCTGACCATGATCGAGGCGGCCGCAGAGGACTACCGAAGTGACAAACAACCGGATTGACTTGAGCACCGCCGTCTGGCGTAAGAGCAGCTACACCAACGGCGACGGCGGGAACTGTGTCGAGGTGGTCGACGACCTTCCCGGCATCGTCCCCGTCCGCGACTCCAAGGACCCCCACGGCCCGGCGCTCGTCTTCCCCGCCACCGCCTGGTCGAGCTTCGTCACCGCTGTCAAGGACACTGCCCTGCCGGGCGCTTGAGCTTCGCGGGCGCTTGCTCCCCCCTGGCGCCTGAACGCTCCGGGGCAGAGGGCGCCCGCGGGAATCCCGCCCGACCCCGCCGCGTTGTGGCCCCGCAGGGGGCACTCGCACCCCTTACGGGATCTGTTCCCCTGTCCCTCAAGGGACCATCACGCCCGACCTTCCCACCCGCCCCACCTTCTCCGTCTTCCCTGCTCCCCGGCCCACCCGACCCACCCGACCGGGGGACCGCCTCGTAGCTCCCGAGCCGAGCCGGCCCAGCGCGCCCGGCGGCGATCCCCCTCTCGGCCACGAGCCCGGTCGGCGGACGGCAGGCGGCGGACGGCAGGCAGTAGGCGGCAGACAGCAGGCCTGCACCGGCTCGATCTCCGCCTCAACGGCACCGCTCCCTACTCCTCGCCCCCAAGGGCGTTGGTGAGCCACGGCCGCAGGACCGTTTCGATCTGCGACTCGGAGATGTCGGCGAGCGCGTCGAGTTGAAGGAAATGCCGCGCGATGGTGAGACCGAGGATGCTGCTGACGGTCAGCGCCGCTCGTAGCTCGGCGTCGCCGTCGTCGCTGGTGCGGGCGAGGTTGCGGACCCGCTCGTCGAGGAAGTTCTTCATCGCCTGCGCCGCTTCCGGCGCGGTCAGCATCGACCGTACGAGGGCGCGGGTTTCGGGCGGGAGCGCGTTCAGGCGGACGTCGAGGACGTCGAAGAGGTGTCCGGCGACGTCGTGGTCGGTGCTTTGGCGGTCGAGCCGGGCGGCAAGGGCGAAGAGGTCGTTCTTCGAGCCGTAGTGCTGGATGACGAGGGAGGGGTCGACCCCGGCTCGTTGGGCGATGGCGCGCACGGTGGTGCCCTCCAGCCCGTGATCGCCGAACTCGACCTGTGCGGCTTCGAGGATCCGTTGCGCGGTGGCGGCTCGTTTGGCCGCGCGTGTCGTCGGTTCGTCCACGGAATTCACTCTACAGGCGTTGAGTGAACCTGCTAGGTTCGCCGAAGTTCACTCAACAGAGCATGAGCGAACGGAGTATGAGCCAAAGGAGCGTGATGGTGAGAGTCATCGCCATTGAGGAGCACTGGACCACCGCGGGAATCGACCGGGCACTGCGCGCACAGCCGGCGGGGGCCAGAGACGAGAGCGTGGCTTTGAACGACCGGGGGGACATCCCCGAGCGCCTGCTCGACATCGGTGAGCAACGGATTGCGGCGATGGACGCGGCGGGGGTCGATCTGCAGATCCTCTCGATCGCCCCGCCGGGCACCCACGGGCTCCCGGCCCGCGAAGCCATTGCGCTGAGCCGCGACGCGAATGACCGCGTCGCGGCGGCCGTCGATCGCTATCCGACCCGGCTGAGGGCCATGACGACGTTGCCGATGTCGGACCCGGACGCTGCCGTGGCCGAGCTCGAGCGGACCGCGAGCGCGCCCGGTCATGTCGGGATCATGTCCTACGGCCGCAGCGGCGAACGCTCGCTGGACGACCCCGTCTACGACGAACTGCTCGCGGCCGCCGCCGACTTGGGACGACCGGTGTTCCTTCACCCCCAGATCCCTCCGGACCCGGTTCGCGACGCGTCCTACCGCGGGTTCGACCCCTCGGTCGACCTCGCGCTGGCCACCTTCGGCTGGGGCTGGCACATCGAGGCGGGACTCGCGGCGCTCCGCCTCATCCTGCGCGGCACCTTCGACCGGCACCCGAACCTGCAGATCGTCCTGGGGCACTGGGGCGAGATGCTGCTGTTCGCGCTCGACCGGATCGACAGCCTTTCCCACGTCGCGACCCACCTCGACCGCCGGGTCGCCGAGTACTTCCGGACCAACATTCACGTAGCAACCAGCGGCATGCTGACCCCACGTCTGCTCCGCCACGCGCTGGACTTCACGAGCATCGACCGGATCCTGCTCTCCGGGGACTATCCCTTCCACCGTCTCGACGCCGCGGCCCTCGCCGGCTTCCTGCAGACGCTCCCCGACCGCGGGGACCAGCACAAGATCGCTCACGCCAACGCCGAGGCGCTTTACGGCCTTGGCGAGGCACCCGCTGCGTCAGGCAACCGGACCACGCAACCCCAGGAGCGGTCATGAGCTCGATCCCGGAGAACGCAGCCTCGGGAAACGCGGCCTCGGGAAACGCAGCCTCGGGGAACGCAACGGTCCTTCTCATCGGTGCCTCCCGCGGCCTGGGTTATGCGATCGCCGCGGAATACCTCGACCGGGGGTCGCGCGTGGTGGCGACCGTCCGCGGTTCCCGCCGTACCGCCCTGCACGAGCTGCAGGAGACCGCCGACGGGCGGCTGGAGATCGAGCACGTCGACATCAACGCCCCCGATCAGGTCCAGGCCCTCCGCAAGCGGCTCGGCGCCCGCAGGTTCGATCTGCTCTTCGTCAATGCGGGCGTCACCAACAGCCCGGAGGAGACCACCGCGGACGTCACGACGGACGAGTTCACCCGCCTGATGATCACCAACGCGCTGAGCCCGATGCGCGTCATCGAAACGCTCGGCGACCTCGTCCCCGCGGAGGGCAGCATTGCGATCATGTCCTCCCGCCAGGGCAGCATCGCCCATAACGACCGCGGCGGCTTCGAGATCTACCGGGCCAGTAAATCCGCCCTCAACCAGCTGATGCGCAGCTATGCGGCGCGTCATCGCCACGACCGCCGCACGCTGCTGTTGATGGCGCCCGGCTGGGTCAAGACCGAGCTCGGCGGCCCTGACGCCCGCCTCACCGTCGACGAGAGCGTCCCCGGCGTCGTCAGGACCATCGAAGCCCACCGCGGCCGCACCGGCCTGCACTTCCTCGACTACCTCGGCCAGACCGTCGCCTGGTGAGGGACGGCCGCCGGGTGAGGGTCTGCCGTTGCCGCCCGGTGAGGGACGGCCGCCCGGTGGAGGAGTGCCGTTGCCACCCGGTGAGGGATCAGAGCACCGTCGCCCCCGCCGCCGGCGACTTTGCCACCCGCACCTGGCGGCAGGTCCCCGACGCCAGCAGGTCCTGGGCCACCCGCCCGGCCGTCTCCGCGTCCTTGACCAGGAAGGCGGTGGTCGGGCCCGAGCCGGAGACCAGGGCGGCCAGGGCGCCGGCCGCGGTGCCCGCCTCCAGGGTGGCGGTCAGGGGCGGGCACAGGGACAGCGCCGCGGGTTGCAGGTCGTTGGTGAGGGCTCCGGCGAGGGCTGTGGCGTCGCCGGACTCCAAGGCCGCCAGCAGTTCAGGGGACGCATCCGGCTCCGGCACGTCCGTGCCCGCCGTCAGGCGGTCGAACTCGCCGTAGACGGCCGGGGTGGACAGTCCGCCCTCGGCCACCGCGAAGACCCAGTGGAAGGTGCCGCCGACGGGGAGCGGGGTCAGCAGTTCGCCGCGGCCGCGGCCCAGCGCCGCGCCGCCGACCAGGCTGAACGGGACGTCGCTGCCCAACTCGGCGCAGATGGCCAGGAGTTCTTCGCGCGAGGAGCCGGTGGACCACAGGGCGTCACAGGCCAGCAGGGCGCCGGCGGCGTCCGCGCTGCCGCCCGCCATACCGCCCGCGACGGGGATGTCCTTGGTGATGTGGAGGTGGACGTTCGGCTCGATGCCGTGGCGGGCCGCGAGGAGTTCGGCGGCGCGGGCCGCCAGGTTCGTGCGGTCCAGGGGGATGCGGTCGACGTCATGGCCCTCGGCGGTGATCCGCAGGGTGTCCGCGGGGGTGGCGGTGACCTCGTCGTAGAGGCCGACGGCGAGGAAGACGTTCGCCAGGTCGTGGAAGCCGTCCGCGCGGGCAGCGCCCACCGCCAGCTGGACGTTGACCTTGGCCGGTACCCGGACGGTGACCGAGGCGGCGGTCGCGTCGGTCGTGCCGGTCGCCTCAGCCGCGCCGGTCGGGTCAGTCGTGCCGGTCATGCGGTGGCTCCCCCTGTCTGCCGGATGCCCGGCGCCCCGCCCGGTCCCTTGTGCTCGGCGATCCGCGCGAACTCCTCGACGGTCAGCGCCTCGCCGCGGGCCTGCGGCGAGACACCCGCGGCGACCAGCGCGGCCTCCGCCGCGGCGGCCGAACCGGCCCAGCCCGACAGCGCGGCCCGCAGCGTCTTGCGGCGCTGGGCGAAGGCGGCGTCGACGACGGCGAAGACCTCGTCGCGGCTCGCCGAGGTCTCGATCGGCTTCTCGCGGCGTACGAGGGAGACCAGGCCGGAGTCGACGTTGGGCGCGGGCCAGAAGACATTGCGGCCGATGGCGCCGGCCCGCTTGACCTCGGCGTACCAGTTGGCCTTGACCGACGGCACGCCGTAGACCTTGTTGCCGGGGCGGGCGGCCAGCCGGTCGGCGACCTCGGACTGCACCATGACCAGGGTGCGGTCGATGGTGGGGAACGCCGCGAGCATGTGCAGCAGCACCGGCACGGCGACGTTGTAGGGCAGGTTGGCGACCAGCGCGGTCGGCGCGGGGCCGGGCAGCTCGGTGACGTGCATGGCGTCGCTGTGCACCAGCGCGAAGCGGTCGGCGCGCTCGGGCATCCGGGCCGCGACGGTGGACGGCAGCGCGGCCGCCAGCACCTCGTCGATCTCCACGGCGGTGACCCGGTCCGCGGCCTCCAGCAGCCCCAGGGTCAGCGAGCCGAGGCCGGGGCCGATCTCGACGACGACATCGTCGGTCCTGACCTCGGCGGTCCGCACGATCCGGCGGACGGTGTTGGCGTCGATGACGAAGTTCTGGCCGCGCTGCTTGGTGGGCCGGACGCCCAGCGCGGCGGCCAGCTCGCGGATGTCGGCGGCGCCCAGGAGGGGGCCGGAATCGTCGGTGGTGCTCTTGGTCATGCCAAAGCCTCGCTGCGCTCGTTCACCCGTGAAGCTTACGGCCGCAGACCGGCCACGGGCTCGCCCCCCTTCTGATGTAGAGCTTCTTGGCCCGGAAGGTCTGTTCCCGGGGGGAGGCGTCCTGCGGGCGGCCGCGGCCGCCCAGGGCCCGCCAGGTGGGGACGTCGAACTGGTAGAGCCCGCCGTAGGTGCCCGACGCGTCGACCGCGTGCGGCCGCCCGCCCGTCTCGCACTGCGCCAGCGCATGCCAGGCGAGGTGGTCGGCGCCGCGCACGGAGGTCGGCAGCACCATGGTGCCGAGGTGCACGATCTGCGGACGGGGCGCGTGCACGATCTTGCTGTGCAGCCGCTTCGGCTTCTGCCGGACGCCGTTGACGGTGCGCACCCGGTAGGTGACCCGCCGCACCCCGGGCCGCCCCTGCTGGACGACCGACTGGACGCCGCGGGCCAGCCGCGGGTCGGCGCGCAGGATCGTGCGGAAGGGCAGGCGCTCCTCGCGGACCTCCTTTGAGCCGGTGATCCGCACCACGGAGATGGTCTGGCCCTCGCGCGGGAAGCTGTCCGGCGGCGCCGAGGTGGTGTCCTGGTCGCGCAGCGCGAGACCGGCCTCGGCCAGCGCCTCGCGGACGGTGGAGGCGTTCGTGCGCACCCGGTGTTCTTGGCCGTCGGCGACGATGACCACCGAGCGTTCGGTGCGGACCGCGAGCTCCATGCCGTGCTGCTCGATGCGCCGGGAGCGGTCGGCGGACAGCACGGCGCCCTCGGCCCGTACGCCGAGCTGGTGGAGCGCGCCGGCGACGGTGTCCGCCGTGGTCCACACCTGGCGGCGCTGTCCGTCGATGGTCAGGACGACCGGGCGGCCGTGCCGGACGACGATCTCGTCACCGCTGCTGAGCCCGGTGCCGGGGGCGGGCGCGACGAGGTCGTGGGCGCCGATGTCGAGGTGCTCGGCGGCGAGCAGCCCGTCGACGTCGCCGGCGAAGGTGTGCAGGGTGCGCGGGATGCCGTCGACGGTGAGCCGGACCGCCTTGTCGTGGGCGACGAAGGCGGTGGTGCCGCCGGCGAGGAAGGCGACGACCAGGGCCTGCGGCAGCAGCCGGCGCAGCGCTTCGGGGCCCTCGGCGCGGCGTCTGCGACGGCCGCGCGCGGCGCGGTGGCTGCTCTGCGAATGACTCACGGCGCGCTCCACATGCCACGGGATGCGGTTGACGGCCGGAATGTAGCGGAGTGTGGGTGACTCTCCAAAGTCGCGTCGTTACGGAACGTGCTCAAGCTCGCGCTTCGGTGACGGTGCGCGGTGGCGCCGGAGGGCCGTCCACGGGGCGGGCGGGAGGCGGCCGGGGGCCGGGGCCGGACCCGTCGGCGGCCGGCGGAATGCGGTGGCGTCCGTTCAGCATCCGAAGGCACGCGGGGGTGCCTCCGGATGCGCGTGGTCAGCGCCCGAAGGCTCGTGTCAGTACCCGAAGGCGCGCGCCGTGTTCGCCGCGATGGCGGTGGCCAGTGCGTCCTCGGTCACGCCCCTGACCTCTGCCATCGCCCGCAGCGTGACCGGAATGAGGTACGGGGCGTTGGCCCGGCCGCGGTACGGGGCGGGGGTCAGGAAGGGGGCGTCGGTCTCGACGAGGAGCAGCTCGGACGGGGCGACGGCGAGGGCGTCGCGCAGCGGCTGGGCGTTCTTGAAGGTGACGTTGCCGGCGAAGGACATGTAGTAGCCGGCCGCAGCGCAGATCTTGGCCATCTCGGCGTCACCGGAGTAGCAGTGGAAGACGACCCGTTCGGGGGCACCCTCCTCGCGCAGGATGCGCAGCACGTCGTCGTGCGCCTCGCGGTCGTGGATGACCAGGGCCTTGCCGTGCCGCTTGGCGATCTCGATGTGCGCGCGGAAGGACCGCTCCTGGGCGGCCATGCCCTCGGGCCCCGTGCGGAAGTAGTCCAGGCCGGTCTCGCCGACGCCGCGGACCTGCGGCAGGGCGGCCATCTCGTCGATCCCGGCGAGCGCGGCGTCCAGGGCGCTGTCGCCGCCGGCCTCCCTGGCTCCCTGCCGCGACCAGCCCTCCGGGTCCCCCAGCACGATCCGCGGCGCCTCGTTGGGGTGCAGCGCGACGGTGGCGTGCACGCCGTCGTGCGCGGCCGCGGTGTCGGCGGCCCAGCGCGAACCGGCCAGGTCGCAGCCCACCTGGACGACGGTGGTCACGCCGACGGAGGCGGCCTTGGCCAGCGCGTCCTCGACGGTGCTCCCCTGCATGTCCAGGTGGGTGTGCGAATCCGCGACCGCCACCCGAAGGGGTTCGGGCAGCGGCGGCGGGGTGTTCTTGTCCTGCGGTGCCATGGCCGCGATCCTACGAGGGCCGCGGCACGGGCCTCACTTGCGGTGGTGCTGGAAGGGGTGCAGCAGGTCGGAGAGGTGCCAGTGGTGGCGTCCGGAGTCCTCGGCGGTGCTGCCGGCGTGGTCCGGGCCGGTCCCGGAGGATGCCGGTGCCTTCTTCCGCTCATTGCCGTGCTGGCGCTGGTGCATGCTCGCGATCGCGTCGGAGACCATCGAGATCTGGCCGGAGCGCATGATGCGTACGACGTTGCTGCCGCAGTTCAGGCAGGTGGGGCAGGTCAACGGGGACGGGACCCGCTCGCCGTCCGCGTAGTAGACGACATGTGTCTCGCCCTTGCCGTCGACCTGGTGGACTATCTCGTACGCCTGCTCCCAGCCGTGCCCGCACCTCATGCAGGCGAAGGAATAGGCCTCGTGCGCGGCGGCGTCCGGACGGCCGGTGGGGTGGTCCTGGCCGGTGGCCGAAACGCCGGTGGTGTTCGCGATCTCGCTCATGTGCGCGCTCCTCTTGTCCGCTGGACAAGGTCTTCGGGAACCGTTCGTCCCTCGTCCAGTGGACGCCTTCGGAGCGCCCCGCGCAGCCCCCCGCCGACGCTATTGGCCCAGATTTGGCCGACGGTAGGAAAATCACCTCAACGCGCCGACCTGCGCTTTACCTTTCCGGTCAGCCGTTTACCTTCTGATGAGTCGCTTTTCGCCCGGGGCCGCGCATCAATTCTTCGCGGGCCCTTCGCGGCGCTGTCCGCCGAGCTCTTCCCGGCGTCCTACTCCGTGTTCTTCCCGGCGTTCTTCCCGGCGTTCTTCCCGGCGTCCTTCTCCGCGTTCTTCGCCGCGACCACCGCGTCGAAGACCTCCCGCTTGGGCAGCCCGGCGTCCGCGGCGACCGCGGCGATGGCCTCCTTGCGGCGCTCCCCGGCCTCCTCGCGGACCCGCACCCGGCGCACCAGCTCGTCGGCGTCCAGCTCCTGCGGTCCGCCCTGAGGGGCGCCCTCGACGACGATGGTGATCTCGCCGCGTACCCCCTCGGCCGCCCAGGGCACGAGGTCGCCCAGCGGCCCGCGTTTGACCTCCTCGTACGTCTTGGTCAGCTCACGGCAGACCGCCGCGCGCCGGTCGGCGCCGAAGATCTCGGCCATCGCGACGAGGGTGTCGTCCAGGCGGTGCGGCGCCTCGAAGTAGACGAGGGTGCGCCGCTCGCCTTCGACCTCGCGCAGCCGGGAGCGCCGCTCGCCGCCCTTGCGGGGCAGGAACCCCTCGAAGCAGAAGCGGTCCACCGGCAGGCCGGAGACGGCGAGCGCGGTGAGCACCGCGCTGGGGCCCGGTACGGCGGTGACCTTGATGTCCCGCTCGACCGCCGCGGCGACCAGCCGGTAGCCGGGGTCGGAGACGGAGGGCATGCCCGCGTCGGTGACCAGCAGCACCCGGGCCCCGCCGGCCAGCGCGTCGGCCAGCTCGGGCGTCCTGGCCGCCTCGTTGCCCTCGAAGTACGACACGATCCGCCCCGTGGGCGCAACCTCCAGTGCCTGGGTGAGCCGGCGCAGCCGACGGGTGTCCTCGGCGGCGATCACATCGGCGGCGGCCAGCTCGGTGGCGAGCCGCGGCGGCGCGTCCGCGATCTCCCCGATGGGCGTCCCTGCAAGTACCAGCGTTCCAGTCACCTTCCCATCCTCCCAGGAGGCCGCCGTGCCCCGATCCGCCGGTGTCCGCCGGTGGCGTCCCCACCGGTCCCCAGCCTGCTTCCCTACGATGGGCCGGGTGACGAGTGACACCACCGCGACCGACGCCACCGCGCAGCACGCCCCGGAGCCGGCCGAAGAGCCCCCCGTGTGGCAGCGGCGGCTGCGCCGCTTCGGGTATCCGGTCCCCGCGCAGGGCGATGTCCGCGCGCGGCTGGTGCCCGCCTTCCCCGAGCCGGGCGGTCGCCTGTGGGCGGTGTTCGGCGTGGGCCCGGCCGCCGCGGCACGGCTGGCACGGTGGTCGGGCTGGGCCGGGCCGCTGCTGGTGACGCTGTTCGCGGGGG
This portion of the Streptomyces sp. 2114.4 genome encodes:
- a CDS encoding resuscitation-promoting factor; translated protein: MSHSQSSHRAARGRRRRRAEGPEALRRLLPQALVVAFLAGGTTAFVAHDKAVRLTVDGIPRTLHTFAGDVDGLLAAEHLDIGAHDLVAPAPGTGLSSGDEIVVRHGRPVVLTIDGQRRQVWTTADTVAGALHQLGVRAEGAVLSADRSRRIEQHGMELAVRTERSVVIVADGQEHRVRTNASTVREALAEAGLALRDQDTTSAPPDSFPREGQTISVVRITGSKEVREERLPFRTILRADPRLARGVQSVVQQGRPGVRRVTYRVRTVNGVRQKPKRLHSKIVHAPRPQIVHLGTMVLPTSVRGADHLAWHALAQCETGGRPHAVDASGTYGGLYQFDVPTWRALGGRGRPQDASPREQTFRAKKLYIRRGASPWPVCGRKLHG
- the rsmI gene encoding 16S rRNA (cytidine(1402)-2'-O)-methyltransferase: MTGTLVLAGTPIGEIADAPPRLATELAAADVIAAEDTRRLRRLTQALEVAPTGRIVSYFEGNEAARTPELADALAGGARVLLVTDAGMPSVSDPGYRLVAAAVERDIKVTAVPGPSAVLTALAVSGLPVDRFCFEGFLPRKGGERRSRLREVEGERRTLVYFEAPHRLDDTLVAMAEIFGADRRAAVCRELTKTYEEVKRGPLGDLVPWAAEGVRGEITIVVEGAPQGGPQELDADELVRRVRVREEAGERRKEAIAAVAADAGLPKREVFDAVVAAKNAEKDAGKNAGKNAGKNTE
- a CDS encoding TatD family hydrolase — protein: MAPQDKNTPPPLPEPLRVAVADSHTHLDMQGSTVEDALAKAASVGVTTVVQVGCDLAGSRWAADTAAAHDGVHATVALHPNEAPRIVLGDPEGWSRQGAREAGGDSALDAALAGIDEMAALPQVRGVGETGLDYFRTGPEGMAAQERSFRAHIEIAKRHGKALVIHDREAHDDVLRILREEGAPERVVFHCYSGDAEMAKICAAAGYYMSFAGNVTFKNAQPLRDALAVAPSELLLVETDAPFLTPAPYRGRANAPYLIPVTLRAMAEVRGVTEDALATAIAANTARAFGY